In Betta splendens chromosome 1, fBetSpl5.4, whole genome shotgun sequence, the genomic stretch catttgtttttgttttgtaagaatTTGAGAAATAAACACTTCCCAATTTTTCACTTGCCTTGTCAGAACCATCTACGAAAAACTAGCCAGTGCGTTTACAGAGGATCTGGCAGTTCTGTACCGCCAACGCGTGGATGAGATATCACCCAACATCCGTTACTGTGCTTACAATATTGGTGAATAAAACGCAATCACACACATTGGTGGAGAAAACCAACATCATTGACATTTAAACTCTTAGAAAAGGTTTTCCTGCACCCACACAATATTTAACtacatttattgttttctgtttgattgCAGATGACCCGAATGCTATTAAGGACTTGATGCAGATGAGACTGactggtggaggaggcggcaTGATGGCTGAAAAACTTGAGGTAAACAGCAGCTGGACTTGATTTGTATTGTCATTCATTATATGTATTGTTCATGCATCATGGGGTGTTAAAGTGGTCTAAAAATCTCGTGAAAAGAACTTCAAAAATGATTTGTTGATGAAGCTCACACCATGGCCATTGAGGATCAAAAATGtacatttctgtgtttttgtgtccttAGTCCTTGATCACTCAGGCAAGAACTAAGCAGGCAGCCACCATGAGTGAAGTGGAGTGGCGAGGACGAACCGTGCCTGTCAAGATAGACAAGGCCCGCATCTTCCTGCTGGGCCTGGCAGACAATGAGGCTGCCATTGCTCAGGCAAGTACTTCCTAGAGTTAACTTACCCTCGGTGTTAAAACCTTGTTGTGAATAACGCAGTTCACCGTTACATGGCAGTATTTGTCTTGTATGTCCAGCCAACATCATTGCTATTACTGTTCAACTCAGTAATAGCACTGGGCTACAGTGTAGCCTGTAGAGTTTATGACAAAAGACAACCTGTTTGTCAGAAAGAAGGAAACTTTTGTAACAGTGAAAGCAGTTCTTTTAATGTTCAGTAGGTGACTCTCTCCCCTTCACGTCCCCTCAGGGTCAACTCAGCTCTTTCCCCTTGTTTCTTGCGCTCAAAGGCTTAGCACAGCCTACAGACACACCTGTCTCACTCGTCACACCCACCGCCACTCAGGTCTCTGGCATGCAGTCATTCTCATCGCCCAACTGCATTCTGTGCATTTTagcccaaacacaaacacagaccacaCCTCGCAAGTCTGTGGTCTGATAAGTATTGCCCCCTTTTTTTGGTTGTTAGTGGACTGGAGAAAATGCTAGTATTATAGGGTGGTTTTAAACTGAGGGAGACCGCGATGGCTGGGAATAGGAACaactattttaatgtttaaaggtTTGCTATTGTAAAGCACGGCAAGCTTGAATACCACTTGTTGTAGTTAGTCAAATATGTCCTATAAACACCCTACACTTCCAGTGTGTTGCACCTGGTCCTAAGGTTTGGGTTTTTAGAGACAGGAAGTGTTCATTTTGCCATTATCCTTTGTTATAGAGCATCATCAACTCCTCCCTTTAGCAGTTTGCTAGTTTAAAGTGGAAAATGCTCAACAAGTTAAGCTGGTTGTACTAGGTGTTGCCAGGGTGTCAGCGTTTGTGTGTGGCACTAAATGCCCTCAGTCTTCTGGGTAGATGAGGGCATTTTCATGATCCATCTATTATAAATAATCACCTATAGGATTTTTGTTTCTCCATTCTCCTATCTAAAGCGATACTTGAGCCTTTGCACACTAAGATGGTATAGTGTCAACATTAACCAGAAACTGGTTGATGTCTGCGGTGGAGGTGAAGAACAGTCCTGTCATTTACAAGTGTCTGATGAGTTACTGCAGAAGTGTACCAGCAACATACCTATGTCTCTATCCCCATTCACCACAGTCACATTCCTGCTTTCACAACTGCTCTTGATAccaaactactactactttaaAGTGCATGAAATATTTGTGCTTCCTTGAATGTGGCTTCAGGTCAAAGGTGTTTTTCAGAGCGTGTCTGTGTTCTAGCAGTTTCTTGATTTATTAAAAGTTTATACAAGTACTAGTATAATCAGTCAAACTGAACTGAGATTCATTCTTCTGGTCTTCTCCTATTAGTCTGCTTTATGTTGAAGCATAAACTTAAAAGATTACACATTTTAGTTTCACAAATGAGAACAGCTCCAAAAAATAAGGACTAATGTGTCATCCCAGTAATAATTGTACAGACTTTCTCTTTACAATAAATCCATTCCTCTATTCCTTTTCATACTGTCATCTTACAGCTTTTACACTGTATGCACTGTATGGTGTGCTAATCTCTGTGGGTGGTCGTGTTGTGCAGGCAGCTAACGAGGACACCAAAGAGCATCTGTATGAGACCCTGCTGGCCGAGTGCAGAGACACTATCCAGGCTGTGAGAGAGGAAATCAAAACCGAGGCGGTAAGATGCACTACAGGAGAGAGATTCGGGGGAGGGAGGCAAGGAATGTGGAAAATGTTCTtctttgtatttaaatattattttgtcCCTGTAGAAGCAGCGGGAGAGGAGCTCTGACGCTGACAGCGGGAAGGTGTCTAACCTGCAGTTTCTGCACAGGTATAAGAAAATACTCAAATGCCAACATCACATTTCATGGTTGATGCACAGACTAAGTGATCATTCTCTAGCACTTTCCTTATAATCATATATTATGATTCACTTCAAAGTACGAAACTTTCTTTCCTTCCAGTTACCTGACCTACATCAAACTATGTACACTAGTGAAGAGGAATGAGAGCATGGCCCGTACCCTGCAGGCAAAGCTCAAGGAACCAGAATCTGACGAGAAGAGGGGACCCCGTCCACAAGACCTCATCCGCCTTTACGACATCATTCTGCAGGTAAATATCTGGATGGCCAATATATTctgatttttttaaagaaactgCACGGACAATGCATATTATATAGTCCCGGAATTTAATTCATGCTGTCCAGTGAGCTGAGCTGacatttcttttgttatttgctttttttccctACCATCTCTTAACATCCTTGCTTGCATGATTGTCTTCAGAGTCTGGCTGAGCTGTCCACCCTCCAGGGCCTGGAGGACGACCACACCTTCCAGAAAGAGGTTTCCCTCAAGACACTGGTTTACAAGGCCTACAGGTGagacatttttgttttaaatgctttaGCTGCATCTTTAAGTACTTTGCTTGAGTGAAGCTACCACCTATTGTGCCATTAACATTTAGCAGTTGCTGTTCTCTTGTATTTTCCTATTTacattgtcatttttttatgtgAGATAACTTGATGCTTAAATACACATTATGGTTTGgtttttttcctgttaaaaGATGCTTCTTCATAGCTCAGTCCTATGTGTTGGTGAAGAAGTGGAGTGAGGCACTGGTGCTACATGAGAGGGTGTTGAAATATGCCAAGGAGGCCCAGTCTAAGGCCAAGAGCCTCAACAACAGCCTTAAGGTTGGTAATGCACAAAGTCTGCCAACCATGTGGACTTTTGTAGCGTCAGCATTATTATTTGTTCTCACTGGCTAATATCTCTGCAGGACCTCCCTGACATTCAGGAACTTATTGCTGAGGTCAATACTGAAAAATATTCCCTTCAAGCTTCTGCCATTTTAGGTGAGATCCTTTATTTTTTACATGCGAATGTTTGGACCCAGCCATTTAGATGAAACTGAAGCAATGCTGGACTGAAGGTCAACAAACTGAAGCAAAGTTATCGCATGGATATGGttaaatctaaaataaaagttatttatgtgATTCGCTATTATAAATGCGCTATTATAAAGGAGTACAAGAATTAAACAAATTGAAACCAAAAACTTACTGACCCATGGGACTTGCCTTTGTTTAAATATACAAAGAAATAACCCTAATGCTAATTCATCCTGTTACAATTCTAAAGAAATGTTATTTATCTTACAGATACTGATGAGACCACTGAGGTTCctgttcagcagcaggtcaAGGACAACTCTGTAAGTggacaaaaacagacagaaacaaagagatttGTCCTTTTTAAGGTCCATGTGTTGCAGCCTCTAATCAGCCACACGTTCCATAAGTCTAAACTGTGTTATTTTTCCACGCAGCCACTCTGCGACCACCTGGAGACTTTCTACCTTGACCAATCCCTCGTTGGAAAGCAGGCTAATCTGGTCCAGTTCCCCCCTGATTTCAAGCCAATTCCCTGCAAGCCTCTGTTTTTCGACCTTGCCCTAAACCACGTGGCCTTCCCCCCGCTGGATGAGAAGGTGGAGCAGAAGGGCAAGGGTGGTCTGACTGGCTACATCAAGGGCATCTTTGGCTTTGGCAGCTAAATCAGCCTGGGGCCACAGGTTCACCACAGACCTGGGTTAGTTGTGAAGTAGAATATTTTTTACTTACTTTACATAAACATTGATTTGGTTGATTGATGAGTTGCATCTGAGGAAGGCAAAATGGGGATAATCCTCCAAGAATATAGAAAAGTAAATGAAAGAATTTTAAGCAGTAACAAGCTACCACCTTTGGTGGAAACACCAGTCTGTGTGGGCTCCTACCATACAGGCTTCATACGAAGTGTCTGTGATTTCCAAGTCTAACAAGTTATTGTGGCTTTGACACTTGAAGCCAAGATTTAAATCTTATGAACCTgtcacagaaaacaaagcatctTTTGGTGTAATTGGTATCTGAGAGTCTGATAGCAACAAGcatcttgtttttccttttcatgtaCAATAAAACATCAACTGATGTGTGATTAAAATACTGAAGCTGAAAAATCATCCAACTACTCTTTGTACTATCTTGCAGACAGGTCACATCACAGTAAGAggtaaatgttgttgttgttgttttactaTATGATACATAACTACCAATATGTCAGACAAGGGTCCAATTGTTCAACTCATCTTGATGGATTGCAAGGGCAGCTCATCAGACGAATAATGTCTGTTATGACCTTTTTATTTGCCTTTGTGTCTCTAGAAGACCTTCAGGACCTGATAGTGTTTAAGTGCTATATCATGCATCACACAACTGCTCCTGTTTGTCCATCACCAGTAGGACTAAATACTTTGAAGATAAACTAGAGAAGAACATGTCTTGTTTCTATTCTTGTCTTTGTTCTCAACCAAAGTCGCTTAGAGCCTGGTTTGTgtgataaaacacaaacaaacacaagctggaggttAGTTTCCATGTAGTTCACCCACTTACACAATGTTTTCTGTTTAGCTTACTGGTTTTTAttcatgtcttttatttttaaaaaagaattGTGCTGGAATAGTTTGAGAATTAAGTTACCTTGCGCAGCCTGGAAAACAGTTGTGGACAAAAAGCTTGGAAACCAAGAGAAATAAAATTATGAATGAATGGTTTCATTTGGTATCCAGAACTATGATTAAAATATATTTGCACCAAATGCTGATCTTTTCATGTTCTTTTCTTATCCAACTGCTGTATGTTGTTGCTTGAAGGAGATAACATCTTTCAGATTGGAgaacacattttaaaaccaaaacactgttttgcaaaataaaagatacatttatacatttaaaaaaggtgtgtgtgcatgatagagagacacacacacacaggtcacctGTGCTCTGGGTGTGGCTGTGATACTGAGTGCGTAGGATGCCTTAGCAGGGTGTGAGTGTGGACGGTAGCTTTGCGTACATGCATTGAATCAGTATGAATTATTACATAGTTTGGGTTTGTCATGAGGTAAAACATACTTTTTAGCATTTCAACATCTTGTTCACTACTACATTTGTTATAATAAGAGTCGTTACATGTGGCGTCTACCTGAGTTCTTATCTGGTGCTCATCATCACTAGACACACATACCTTTGTTACTCAAACACACGTGTGCTCTACTTGGATGGGCTGCAGACATTTGTGGGCTGATCAGATGATAAATGTTTCTCTGCAGAAAGAAACATCAGATGAGATCACACTTAAGTTTACAGTTCATGAAAAGATCACTTTTGCTAAAATGGGATAGAATTAGTAAAAAAAGTTATTAGGATAATATATTTTGATCACACCTGAAGGGCCAAGTTATAGTCATTGTAATTACATGAAGCATTTTTTTTATGTTCATGCAGACAACGGACAACATTCTATTAGTGGAACATCTTAAAGTGACAAACGTCATCATTACAGATGCTTTATACCACAGACCTAGTGAGTTATTCCCAAAGGCCAAATCACTCCTCCAATCACTAGCAATTGTTTCCCCCAAACGTTCACACTCTAATACTTTGGTGTTGACTAACCTCATCCTGCTTGTTTCCAAAATGACTTTGGGTTTTTCACATGTTGCTTTGTGCCCTGGCCTGTACAGAGGCTTCATTCAGGTCGCAGCCCTGGAGCTTTTAAAGCTTTGATACTATCTCTCTATTGTTTCAGAGACTGGTAATGCATAAAACCTATGTCGGCTTAAACAAACTCACCTGTTCAGTTTCCTGGAAACACAAGATGCtgtaaaattacaaaataaatccaaatgGATGCGCGATTTCAGTGATTTTAACAAAACAGTATCTATTGACAGTGGCTTTTCCAAGTCCTATAtcaattttattgttttattttgaccatGGCTACAGAGTTTTAATTACAACGTTCATGGTGAAGATCAGAAAATGCTATTAGATCTGCACCTGGCAGATAAAAGTTAAATCATAATGCAGAAGACCTGTGAGCAACATAAAAAGCATCTGCTCCTGTAGACAGGCGGACGCGCCCAGAGAAAGGCCGTGTGACGCCATGCATCAGAAATGTGCTGCCGCCGTTCTGTTCCCCACGCGGCTGTGGAGAAGGCGGCCGTGCTGCATTCCGCATGGTTCCCTATTGTTGCTACGCTGCAGAGAGACGCCCTCATCCTCAATCACTTATGTCTGTAGATGCTACAGACATGGCTGTGACATATGGAACTATATATATTAACCTATGGCTCCACGTGACACTACATGTTTACATCATGAAATGTGCCTGTTTCAGCTCTTGATGTCAGCTCCTCATttgtgaagaaagaaaaatgacatAGTGCTGTCGATCCCTTTTCATCTGCAGGAAACATGTGGTCAGGCCTTAAGGTTTCGTTGTCAAGGATACAGTATAAAGCGCATATGCAACAGGTGAGGCGTGGGTTATTAAATAGGCTGGTGTGTCTATTGTTGTTTAATTGTTGCTCATGTTTCTaacatttagttcatttcaGAGACACGTTTGCTGAT encodes the following:
- the srp68 gene encoding signal recognition particle subunit SRP68; translated protein: MALEKQNEAKVSPMDENKENQPDGGIGLEILQVIKESQQQHGLRHGDYQRYRGYCSRRLRRLRKTLGFRMGNRHKFIGKKVTVEMVSDSRYLLVVLMEAERAWSYAMQLKQEANTEPRKRFHLLARLRKAAKHSEKLEKLCESPRVDAKTKLEAQAYTAYLTGMVEFELQEWKRAMEAFNKCKTIYEKLASAFTEDLAVLYRQRVDEISPNIRYCAYNIDDPNAIKDLMQMRLTGGGGGMMAEKLESLITQARTKQAATMSEVEWRGRTVPVKIDKARIFLLGLADNEAAIAQATNEDTKEHLYETLLAECRDTIQAVREEIKTEAKQRERSSDADSGKVSNLQFLHSYLTYIKLCTLVKRNESMARTLQAKLKEPESDEKRGPRPQDLIRLYDIILQSLAELSTLQGLEDDHTFQKEVSLKTLVYKAYRCFFIAQSYVLVKKWSEALVLHERVLKYAKEAQSKAKSLNNSLKDLPDIQELIAEVNTEKYSLQASAILDTDETTEVPVQQQVKDNSPLCDHLETFYLDQSLVGKQANLVQFPPDFKPIPCKPLFFDLALNHVAFPPLDEKVEQKGKGGLTGYIKGIFGFGS